From Melanotaenia boesemani isolate fMelBoe1 chromosome 12, fMelBoe1.pri, whole genome shotgun sequence, a single genomic window includes:
- the cdk5r2b gene encoding cyclin-dependent kinase 5 activator 2b: protein MGTVLSISPATKKASIMDAEAAVEGHKTDKSLKRHSMFVSLSWKKLVANSAKKGAKKVTPNPLPTRELPSSQVAQRNNENIRKTHQTEEKKPKAPIPVPVPTVPTQNSDVTVQNGRLASVQKQPSSYSLVSPRRIIIQASTGELLRCLGDFVCRRCYKLKELNSGEVILWFRNIDRILLIQGWQDIGFITPANVVFVYLLCQDTITDSIDSSVELQGTFQTCLYLAYSYMGNEISYPLKPFMNETNKDVFWETSLRIINRMSAKMLQLNADPHFFTEVFQDLKNHRDSSEATLDR from the coding sequence ATGGGTACCGTCCTCTCTATATCTCCAGCTACAAAAAAGGCGTCCATAATGGACGCCGAGGCGGCAGTAGAAGGACACAAAACGGACAAAAGCCTAAAGCGACACTCGATGTTCGTGTCCCTCTCCTGGAAGAAGCTCGTGGCTAATTCGGCCAAGAAGGGTGCGAAGAAAGTGACCCCGAACCCTCTACCCACCCGCGAGCTCCCGTCCAGCCAGGTGGCTCAGCGCAACaatgaaaacatcaggaaaacGCACCAAACCGAGGAGAAGAAACCCAAAGCGCCCATCCCAGTGCCGGTGCCGACGGTACCCACGCAAAACAGCGATGTCACGGTCCAAAACGGGAGGCTTGCCTCGGTCCAGAAGCAACCCAGCAGCTACTCTCTGGTGTCGCCGAGGCGGATAATCATCCAGGCATCAACTGGGGAACTGCTTCGTTGTTTGGGGGACTTTGTGTGTCGCAGGTGTTACAAACTAAAAGAGTTAAACAGCGGAGAGGTGATCCTCTGGTTCCGAAATATTGATCGGATTCTATTGATCCAGGGCTGGCAGGACATTGGCTTCATTACGCCGGCCAATGTGGTGTTTGTGTACCTGCTGTGCCAAGACACGATAACGGACAGCATCGACAGCTCGGTCGAGCTGCAGGGCACCTTTCAGACATGTCTCTATCTCGCCTACTCCTACATGGGCAACGAGATATCGTACCCACTCAAGCCGTTTATGAACGAGACAAACAAGGACGTTTTCTGGGAGACGTCGCTCCGGATCATCAACAGGATGAGTGCCAAAATGCTTCAGCTGAACGCCGATCCGCATTTTTTCACTGAGGTCTTCCAGGACCTGAAAAACCATCGCGACTCCAGCGAGGCCACCCTGGACCGCTGA
- the fev gene encoding protein FEV isoform X1: MRDLFLIQECSYTNIQKKYALVADIYIYIFFISDPTENLLKESKGTSWGPINTGVQKGSGQIQLWQFLLELLSDSTNVSCIAWEGTNGEFKLIDPDEVARRWGERKSKPNMNYDKLSRALRYYYDKNIMTKVHGKRYAYKFDFHGLAQVCQPSTTEQAIYKFQGNFSPIPFTGISKLNLVAPGVGPSGFSYWPGTPPAALYHGHNLQPAGPFGTVSPSHISCVNNINSLSNINNHYN; encoded by the exons ATGAGGGACCTTTTCTTGATCCAGGAATGTTCTTATACtaatatacagaaaaaatatgCCTTAGTTGctgacatttatatatatatattttttatttcagatccAACAGAAAATCTGTTGAAAGAAAGCAAAGGAACATCTTGGGGTCCAATAAATACAGGAGTGCAAAAAG GGAGTGGACAGATCCAGCTCTGGCAGTTCCTACTAGAGCTCCTCTCCGACAGCACCAACGTGTCCTGCATCGCCTGGGAGGGCACCAACGGAGAGTTCAAGCTCATCGACCCGGACGAGGTGGCCCGGCGCTGGGGCGAGCGCAAAAGCAAACCCAACATGAACTATGACAAGCTGAGCAGGGCGTTGCGCTACTATTACGACAAAAACATAATGACGAAAGTCCACGGCAAGAGATACGCCTACAAATTTGACTTCCACGGCTTGGCGCAGGTGTGTCAGCCTTCAACCACCGAGCAGGCCATCTACAAGTTTCAGGGGAACTTCTCCCCGATTCCCTTTACCGGGATTTCCAAACTGAACCTCGTGGCTCCTGGCGTGGGGCCCTCCGGTTTCTCCTATTGGCCCGGGACCCCCCCGGCGGCTCTGTATCACGGCCACAACTTGCAGCCTGCGGGGCCCTTTGGCACTGTTTCGCCATCCCACATCAGCTGCGTcaacaacatcaacagtctGAGCAACATCAATAACCACTACAACTGA
- the fev gene encoding protein FEV isoform X2, whose amino-acid sequence MHSNPTENLLKESKGTSWGPINTGVQKGSGQIQLWQFLLELLSDSTNVSCIAWEGTNGEFKLIDPDEVARRWGERKSKPNMNYDKLSRALRYYYDKNIMTKVHGKRYAYKFDFHGLAQVCQPSTTEQAIYKFQGNFSPIPFTGISKLNLVAPGVGPSGFSYWPGTPPAALYHGHNLQPAGPFGTVSPSHISCVNNINSLSNINNHYN is encoded by the exons ATGCATTCAa atccAACAGAAAATCTGTTGAAAGAAAGCAAAGGAACATCTTGGGGTCCAATAAATACAGGAGTGCAAAAAG GGAGTGGACAGATCCAGCTCTGGCAGTTCCTACTAGAGCTCCTCTCCGACAGCACCAACGTGTCCTGCATCGCCTGGGAGGGCACCAACGGAGAGTTCAAGCTCATCGACCCGGACGAGGTGGCCCGGCGCTGGGGCGAGCGCAAAAGCAAACCCAACATGAACTATGACAAGCTGAGCAGGGCGTTGCGCTACTATTACGACAAAAACATAATGACGAAAGTCCACGGCAAGAGATACGCCTACAAATTTGACTTCCACGGCTTGGCGCAGGTGTGTCAGCCTTCAACCACCGAGCAGGCCATCTACAAGTTTCAGGGGAACTTCTCCCCGATTCCCTTTACCGGGATTTCCAAACTGAACCTCGTGGCTCCTGGCGTGGGGCCCTCCGGTTTCTCCTATTGGCCCGGGACCCCCCCGGCGGCTCTGTATCACGGCCACAACTTGCAGCCTGCGGGGCCCTTTGGCACTGTTTCGCCATCCCACATCAGCTGCGTcaacaacatcaacagtctGAGCAACATCAATAACCACTACAACTGA